The following proteins come from a genomic window of Nitrospinaceae bacterium:
- a CDS encoding HDOD domain-containing protein — protein sequence MCADINLLVKNRDDMPSLPTIFYQINETVNDQRSSMRDIAQIISADQSLSARLLRLVNSAFFGFPSKIDTISHAVTIIGTKQLRDLALATTVIQMFKGIPSDLIRVKPFWQHAIGVGIGSRLLASYHKMPNIEQFFVSGLLHDIGRLILYGHSPDEAKQALTLAQEQEELLHISERKVMGFDHADMGGLLLKEWRLSSSHEEAVRFHHRPSRSKRFPMECSITHIADLIANAMELGTSGERFVPSLDRQAWDEIALSTSILNPMTQQMDQQYRDIVDLFLEDIQ from the coding sequence ATGTGCGCTGATATCAACCTACTGGTCAAGAACAGGGACGACATGCCCTCCCTTCCGACCATATTTTACCAAATCAACGAAACGGTAAATGATCAACGAAGCTCCATGCGCGATATCGCCCAAATCATCAGCGCAGACCAGAGCCTCTCCGCCCGCCTGCTGCGCCTGGTTAACAGCGCTTTTTTTGGATTCCCCTCGAAAATAGACACCATCTCGCACGCGGTAACAATCATCGGCACAAAACAGCTTCGAGATCTCGCCTTGGCCACCACCGTCATCCAAATGTTCAAGGGCATCCCGAGCGACCTCATTCGGGTAAAACCATTTTGGCAGCACGCCATTGGGGTCGGAATCGGCTCCCGCCTTCTGGCCTCCTATCACAAAATGCCGAACATCGAACAATTTTTTGTCTCTGGCTTGCTCCACGATATCGGGCGGCTAATCCTCTACGGGCATAGCCCCGATGAAGCAAAACAAGCGCTCACCCTTGCGCAGGAGCAGGAAGAGCTTCTCCACATCTCCGAGCGCAAGGTCATGGGATTCGATCATGCCGATATGGGAGGTCTTCTACTAAAAGAATGGCGCCTCTCCAGCAGCCACGAGGAGGCAGTCCGTTTTCATCACCGGCCTAGCAGATCAAAGCGGTTCCCGATGGAGTGCAGCATCACGCACATTGCGGATCTCATCGCCAACGCCATGGAGCTTGGGACAAGCGGCGAGCGTTTCGTACCCTCCCTCGATAGGCAAGCATGGGACGAAATCGCCCTCTCCACGAGCATTCTGAACCCGATGACACAACAGATGGACCAGCAATATAGAGATATCGTGGACCTGTTTCTGGAAGACATACAATGA
- a CDS encoding response regulator: MMDEIQPQDSLPEGGIQERLTYLEEANRWTLEALGMVASLSDFHATINGTESRQNTAEILSETRVRLKRLFSFQFMGFFLIDEEDQSFTLSDFEPESEKDRIQAEANRLIADGTFAWSLYQARAVMVPVNENSAHRVILHTLSSKSRARGMFIGILDRDEMNVFDSSLSLLSIVLLNSANALESFEYFNMIKERNLSLESAVEKRTRELSIARDQAENANRAKSEFLSNMSHELRSPLNSIVGFSDVLLLNNEKNEDNKFREYVTKIKDAGKYLTHLIEDLLDIDRIEVGKIRLDLHSSSINEIVASIVELRLVHLPKGYSIECALDPDCGSVTCDPTRVGQIIMNLLDNAVKYSPDGGPIRIRTESHPNDVWVVVNDEGIGIEPGMHEAIFDRFKQVEEGLRRDTGGLGIGLSLVKKLVDLHDGKIWMKSEPGQGSTFSFSLPLTTGQGKLPEANSSNQSLTDTPWSGLKILVVDDLEDYHQLMKMLMRAAGSISSAFNGKEAIEMIGKERPDLIIMDLRMPIMDGFEAIRLIRENPETKKIPILGISAQAMPEDQENCLAAGADGFVTKPVEYDTLRREILKILP, from the coding sequence ATGATGGACGAAATTCAGCCCCAAGATTCCCTGCCAGAGGGTGGGATACAAGAGCGCCTGACCTACCTTGAGGAGGCCAATCGATGGACCCTCGAGGCATTAGGGATGGTAGCCTCGCTCAGCGATTTCCACGCCACCATAAATGGCACCGAGAGTCGGCAAAATACCGCAGAAATCCTTTCGGAAACGCGTGTTCGCCTCAAACGACTGTTCAGCTTTCAGTTCATGGGGTTTTTTCTCATCGACGAGGAAGACCAAAGCTTCACCCTCTCCGATTTTGAGCCCGAATCGGAAAAAGATCGAATTCAAGCTGAAGCCAACCGGCTCATAGCGGACGGCACGTTCGCCTGGTCGCTCTACCAGGCAAGAGCTGTAATGGTGCCAGTAAATGAAAATTCGGCTCACCGAGTTATTCTACACACGCTATCTTCCAAATCCCGTGCGCGCGGCATGTTCATCGGAATTCTCGATCGCGACGAGATGAACGTTTTCGACTCCTCGCTCAGTCTTCTGTCCATCGTTCTTTTGAATAGCGCCAACGCGCTCGAGAGCTTCGAGTATTTCAACATGATCAAGGAGCGAAACTTATCGCTCGAATCGGCTGTGGAGAAACGCACCCGAGAGCTTTCCATCGCACGAGATCAGGCCGAAAACGCCAACCGCGCGAAAAGCGAATTTCTCTCAAACATGAGCCATGAGCTTCGCTCTCCGCTGAACTCCATCGTCGGTTTCAGTGATGTACTGCTCCTCAACAACGAGAAAAATGAGGATAATAAATTTCGAGAATACGTCACAAAAATCAAAGATGCCGGAAAATACCTCACTCACCTCATCGAAGACCTACTCGACATCGACCGCATCGAGGTGGGCAAAATCCGACTTGATTTACACTCTTCATCAATAAACGAGATCGTGGCATCCATCGTGGAGCTTCGGCTGGTACACCTTCCCAAGGGATACTCAATCGAATGCGCTCTCGACCCGGACTGCGGCAGCGTGACCTGCGACCCAACCCGGGTCGGACAAATTATCATGAACCTCCTGGACAACGCGGTGAAATATTCTCCCGATGGCGGCCCGATCAGAATTCGTACCGAGTCTCACCCGAACGATGTGTGGGTAGTCGTCAATGACGAGGGCATCGGTATTGAACCCGGTATGCATGAGGCGATTTTCGACCGCTTCAAGCAGGTAGAGGAGGGCCTTCGGCGGGACACCGGCGGGCTAGGCATCGGCCTCAGCCTGGTTAAAAAACTCGTTGATCTGCACGATGGCAAAATTTGGATGAAAAGCGAGCCGGGCCAGGGAAGCACCTTTTCATTCTCGCTTCCGCTCACCACCGGCCAGGGAAAACTCCCCGAGGCCAACTCCTCGAATCAGAGCCTCACAGACACCCCCTGGAGCGGCCTGAAGATTTTGGTGGTCGACGATCTCGAGGATTATCATCAACTGATGAAAATGCTCATGCGTGCGGCGGGAAGCATTAGCTCGGCCTTCAACGGCAAGGAAGCCATTGAGATGATAGGCAAGGAGCGGCCCGACCTGATTATCATGGACCTCAGAATGCCGATCATGGATGGGTTCGAGGCGATTCGCCTAATCAGAGAAAACCCCGAGACAAAAAAAATCCC